One region of Oryza sativa Japonica Group chromosome 10, ASM3414082v1 genomic DNA includes:
- the LOC4349358 gene encoding uncharacterized protein isoform X1, with the protein MGMDSSGDGGGKAVGAAPSWVEESPAPGPRLRLPLPFPPASAVQQAPLWIQPAVSLYGYTMSMPGDAQPEGSHQSASSAKPALSSCRRNKSENTSFVSDLRDHIQEFIHASPNEHRTCFTKTIKRMFGMSKVVAERSTEAKEPGAESVLPLQTTVSR; encoded by the exons ATGGGGATGGATTCGTCTGGCGATGGAGGGGGCAAGGCCGTGGGGGCTGCGCCGTCTTGGGTGGAGGAGAGCCCTGCCCCGGGCCCCCGGCTCCGGCTTCCGCTCCCATTCCCGCCGGCATCGGCGGTGCAGCAGGCGCCTCTCTGGATCCAGCCGGCAG TTTCCCTATACGGCTATACCATGTCGATGCCTGGTGATGCCCAACCTGAAGGTTCTCACCAATCCGCTTCCTCCGCAAAACCTGCCTTGTCATCGTGCCGGAGGAATAAATCTGAGAACACGTCATTTGTCTCAGATTTGAGAGATCACATCCAGGAGTTTATCCATGCTTCCCCGAATGAGCACAGGACCTGTTTTACCAAGACTATCAAGAGAATGTTTGGCATGTCAAAGGTCGTTGCAGAGAGATCCACCGAAGCAAAGGAACCTGGAGCTGAAAGTGTTTTGCCACTTCAGACCACGGTGTCGCGGTAG
- the LOC4349358 gene encoding uncharacterized protein isoform X2 produces the protein MSMPGDAQPEGSHQSASSAKPALSSCRRNKSENTSFVSDLRDHIQEFIHASPNEHRTCFTKTIKRMFGMSKVVAERSTEAKEPGAESVLPLQTTVSR, from the coding sequence ATGTCGATGCCTGGTGATGCCCAACCTGAAGGTTCTCACCAATCCGCTTCCTCCGCAAAACCTGCCTTGTCATCGTGCCGGAGGAATAAATCTGAGAACACGTCATTTGTCTCAGATTTGAGAGATCACATCCAGGAGTTTATCCATGCTTCCCCGAATGAGCACAGGACCTGTTTTACCAAGACTATCAAGAGAATGTTTGGCATGTCAAAGGTCGTTGCAGAGAGATCCACCGAAGCAAAGGAACCTGGAGCTGAAAGTGTTTTGCCACTTCAGACCACGGTGTCGCGGTAG
- the LOC4349359 gene encoding metalloendoproteinase 1-MMP, which translates to MFLCRRAAAASCLVAAVAMVVVLGLPVVHGHGGVAWHSFKQLLDAGRGSHVTGLAELKRYLARFGYMAKPGRDTTDAFDEHLEVAVRRYQTRFSLPVTGRLDNATLDQIMSPRCGVGDDDVERPVSVALSPGAQGGVVSRFTFFKGEPRWTRSDPPIVLSYAVSPTATVGYLPPAAVRAVFQRAFARWARTIPVGFVETDDYEAADIKVGFYAGNHGDGVPFDGPLGILGHAFSPKNGRLHLDASEHWAVDFDVDATASAIDLESVATHEIGHVLGLGHSASPRAVMYPSIKPREKKVRLTVDDVEGVQALYGSNPQFSLSSLSEQGTSSSSPRRLLAGSARLLCTVLVILVTQL; encoded by the coding sequence ATGTTCCTATGTCGCCGCGCGGCTGCCGCGTCgtgcctggtcgccgccgtggcgatggtggtggtgctCGGGCTCCCCGTGGtgcacgggcacggcggcgtggcgtggcacTCGTTCAAGCAGCTGCTCGACGCGGGGCGAGGGAGCCATGTCACGGGGCTCGCGGAGCTGAAGCGGTACCTGGCGAGGTTCGGGTACATGGCGAAGCCGGGGCGTGACACGACGGACGCCTTCGACGAGCACCTCGAGGTCGCCGTGAGGAGGTACCAGACGAGGTTCAGCCTGCCGGTCACCGGCCGGCTCGACAACGCCACGCTCGATCAGATCATGTCGCCGCGCTGCGGCGTCGGGGATGACGATGTGGAGCGCCCCGTGTCCGTCGCGCTCTCGCCGGGGGCGCAGGGCGGCGTGGTCAGCCGGTTCACGTTCTTCAAGGGCGAGCCGCGATGGACGCGGTCGGACCCGCCGATCGTGCTGTCCTACGCCGTCTCGCCGACGGCCACCGTCGGCTacctgccgccggccgccgtgcgtGCCGTGTTCCAGCGCGCGTTCGCGCGGTGGGCGCGGACGATCCCCGTGGGCTTCGTCGAGACGGACGACTACGAGGCGGCCGACATCAAGGTGGGCTTCTACGCCGGCAaccacggcgacggcgtgccGTTCGACGGGCCGCTCGGCATCCTCGGCCACGCCTTCTCCCCAAAGAACGGGCGGCTCCACCTCGACGCGTCGGAGCACTGGGCGGTGGACTTCGACGTCGACGCGACGGCGTCGGCCATCGACCTGGAGTCCGTGGCGACGCACGAGATCGGCCATGTCCTGGGGCTCGGCCACTCggcgtcgccgcgcgccgtcatgTACCCGAGCATCAAGCCGCGGGAGAAGAAGGTGCGCCTCACCGTGGACGACGTCGAGGGCGTGCAGGCGTTGTACGGCTCCAACCCACAGTTCAGCCTCAGCTCGCTCTCCGAGCAGGGCACGTCCAGCTCGTCGCCGCGGCGCTTGCTTGCTGGATCAGCTAGGCTGCTTTGTACAGTCTTGGTCATACTTGTGACGCAATTGTAG
- the LOC112936590 gene encoding metalloendoproteinase 4-MMP translates to MMSLCRSGDVARLTATQPALAQTTMTTTLQPRPEDNNNDSGAGPFTFFPGKPRWTRPDRVLTYAVSPTATADHLPPSAVRAALRSAFARWADVIPMRFLEAERYDAADIKVGFYLYTDGRCDGCACIDSDDDDDDGDDCEGVLAHSSMPEKSGQIHLHAAHRWTVNLAADTAPLAVDLESVAAHEIGHVLGLDHSSSRSSMMYPFISCRERKVRLTTDDVHGIQELYGANPHFSFGAYFKQDILSRIQQMKKEKKKKARGSSFWQRGLALTCAVIVTMIPLPLSLNKLL, encoded by the coding sequence ATGATGTCTCTGTGTAGAAGCGGAGATGTGGCGCGTCTCACCGCCACCCAGCCGGCACTGGCgcagacgacgatgacgacgacgctgCAACCGCGGCCCGAAGACAACAACAACGACAGCGGCGCCGGCCCGTTCACGTTCTTTCCGGGCAAGCCGCGGTGGACGCGGCCGGACAGGGTACTGACATACGCCGTGTCGCCGACGGCCACCGCCGACCACCTCCCGCCGAGCGCCGTGCGAGCCGCGCTCCGGAGCGCGTTCGCGCGGTGGGCGGACGTGATCCCGATGAGATTCCTGGAGGCGGAGCGCTACGACGCGGCGGACATCAAGGTCGGCTTCTACCTCTACACCGACGGCCGGTGCGACGGGTGCGCCTGCatcgacagcgacgacgacgacgacgacggggacgACTGTGAAGGAGTGCTCGCTCACTCCTCCATGCCGGAGAAGAGCGGGCAGATCCACCTCCACGCGGCGCACAGGTGGACGGTGAACCTGGCCGCGGACacggcgccgctcgccgtcgaccTGGAGTCGGTGGCGGCGCACGAGATCGGCCACGTGCTCGGCCTCGACCACTCGTCGTCGAGGAGCTCGATGATGTACCCGTTCATCAGCTGCAGGGAGAGGAAGGTGCGCCTCACCACCGACGACGTCCACGGCATCCAGGAGCTCTACGGGGCAAACCCACATTTCAGCTTCGGTGCCTACTTCAAGCAGGACATCTTGTCGCGCATCCAACAGatgaagaaagagaagaagaagaaagctcGCGGCAGCTCTTTTTGGCAACGTGGTCTAGCTCTCACTTGTGCCGTAATTGTTACCATGATCCCACTCCCACTTTCATTGAATAAACTTCTTTAG
- the LOC107276648 gene encoding metalloendoproteinase 1-MMP produces MFLLCGCGTGSQPTRLRSQDNNGGGGAAAFTFLWGRPRWNRPDMRLTYAVSPLATADHLPRDAVREAFRSALARWAEVTPLRFAEAARYEEADIRVGFYLHTADGKCDACGCVCKGGGEEALAHAHPPQDGRIHLHAARKWAVTNVAGAGGDAPPLAVDLESVAVHEIGHALGLGHSSSESSMMYRHYRGKVSLTDDDVKGVQELYGAKPPRVDLTADSKPKRVETIREIEQHIQQKKETAKKKPFFWRLVRLPLYPPCLACAVNS; encoded by the coding sequence ATGTTTCTGCTGTGTGGCTGTGGCACCGGCTCCCAGCCGACGCGACTGCGGTCCCAAGacaacaacggcggcggcggcgcggcggcgttcaCGTTCCTGTGGGGCAGACCACGGTGGAATCGGCCGGACATGCGGCTGACGTACGCCGTGTCGCCGTTGGCCACCGCCGACCACCTCCCGCGGGACGCCGTGCGGGAGGCGTTCCGGAGCGCGCTCGCGCGGTGGGCGGAGGTGACGCCCCTGAGgttcgcggaggcggcgcgctaCGAGGAGGCGGACATCAGGGTGGGGTTCTACCTCCACACAGCCGACGGCAAGTGCGACGCGTGCGGCTGCGTCtgcaagggcggcggcgaggaggcgctcGCCCACGCGCACCCGCCGCAGGACGGGCGGATACACCTGCACGCGGCGCGGAAGTGGGCGGTGACGAacgtggccggcgccggcggggacgcgccgccgctcgccgtcgaccTGGAGTCGGTGGCGGTGCACGAGATCGGCCACGCGCTCGGGCTCGGCCACTCGTCGTCGGAGAGCTCGATGATGTACAGGCATTACAGGGGGAAGGTGAgcctcaccgacgacgacgtcaAGGGCGTCCAGGAGCTGTACGGTGCCAAACCACCACGTGTCGACTTGACAGCCGACTCCAAGCCCAAGCGCGTCGAAACTATAAGGGAAATTGAACAGCACATCCAGCAGAAAAAGGAAACAGCAAAGAAAAAACCCTTTTTTTGGCGACTCGTACGTCTACCACTCTACCCTCCATGTCTTGCCTGTGCCGTTAATAGTTAG
- the LOC4349356 gene encoding GATA transcription factor 2, which yields MASEWEMAMGVDLGMGMSTYHNASGGIAAAPMMGHHGGGGGGGGYSAAHHHHHHYYGMPHQAAMGDAMRVDDLLDLSNTPGAHDFFPASAAAAAAGDHGHHHHHHIGGMGEPSGATPSATSSDHQTSMLSFADDFYIPTEDAAELEWLSKFVDDSYSDMPNYQSSAHAAMAAAAASAANNGGGSSAGQDSCLTAAPGRGARSKRSRATAAAAAAWHSLVPRPPSQSSPSSSCSSSDFPSSNKPSGTARPNGSGGGSRGKKSPGPAGAEVGMEAGVRRCTHCASEKTPQWRTGPLGPKTLCNACGVRFKSGRLMPEYRPAASPTFVLTQHSNSHRKVMELRRQKELLIIRGSHRDAAAAAAAAAAAAAAGSAAATGRPELMFRDYGVC from the exons ATGGCGTCGGAGTGGGAAATGGCCATGGGCGTCGACCTCGGCATGGGGATGAGCACGTACCACAACGCCTCCGGTggcatcgccgccgcgccgatgaTGGGCCAccacggcggaggaggcggcggcggcgggtactccgccgcgcaccaccaccaccaccattactACGGGATGCCTCATCAGGCGGCGATGGGCGACGCCATGCgcgtcgacgacctcctcgACCTCTCCAACACTCCCGGCGCCCACGACTTCTTCccggcctccgctgccgccgccgccgcaggtgaccacgggcaccaccaccaccaccacatcgGCGGCATGGGCGAGCCGTCGGGCGCCACGCCGTCGGCCACGTCGTCAGATCACCAGACGTCGATGCTCTCCTTCGCCGACGACTTCTACATACCC ACCGAGGACGCTGCCGAGCTGGAGTGGCTATCCAAGTTCGTCGACGACTCCTACTCCGACATGCCGAATTACCAGTCGTCCGCGCACGccgcaatggcggcggcggctgcttccgcggccaacaacggcggcggcagctcggcCGGCCAAGACAGCTGCCTCACGGCGGCGCCTGGCCGCGGCGCCCGTAGCAAGAGGTCGCGCgcgacggccgcggccgccgccgcgtggcaCTCCCTCGTCCCGCGCCCGCCGtcccagtcgtcgccgtcgtcgtcgtgctcgtCGTCCGACTTCCCGTCCTCGAACAAGCCATCGGGCACCGCGAGGCCGAACGGCTCAGGAGGCGGCAGCCGCGGCAAGAAGAGCCCCGGCCCCGCGGGGGCGGAGGTGGGCATGGAGGCCGGCGTGCGGCGGTGCACGCACTGCGCGTCGGAGAAGACGCCGCAGTGGCGGACGGGGCCCCTGGGCCCCAAGACCCTGTGCAACGCGTGCGGCGTGAGGTTCAAGTCCGGGCGGCTGATGCCGGAGTacaggccggcggcgagccccaCGTTCGTGCTGACGCAGCACTCCAACTCCCACCGCAAGGTCATGGAGCTGCGCCGCCAGAAGGAGCTCCTCATCATCCGCGGCAGccaccgcgacgccgccgcggccgcagcagcagccgccgccgccgccgccgcgggatcCGCCGCGGCGACCGGGAGGCCGGAGCTCATGTTCCGCGACTACGGCGTGTGCTGA